The following proteins come from a genomic window of Anguilla rostrata isolate EN2019 chromosome 17, ASM1855537v3, whole genome shotgun sequence:
- the unc119.2 gene encoding protein unc-119 homolog B — protein MENMEGTERDSKEEGEASTEIDEERGMEGQAGRGEEGEQDMEEWNGLISGEGAGEVADILDSDDSITPNHVLRLTAYTSDYLCSPEDNIYTIAFSRFKIRDLGSGALILDLKRHCPTEIKDVMEQDVGRFIQYHFSPAFLTLREIGATLEFTVGGKAVNRFRLIERHYFRDQLLKTFDFEIGFCIPYSRNTCEHIYTLPELDAHTVEEMIASPFETKSDSFYFANNKLIMHHKAEYSFCER, from the exons ATGGAGAACATggaaggaacagagagagacagcaaggaagagggagaagcCTCGACCGAAATAGATGAGGAACGAGGGATGGAAggacaggcagggagaggggaggaaggagagcaggACATGGAAGAATGGAACGGACTGATCTCTGGAGAGGGAGCTGGGGAGGTGGCAGACATTTTGGACAGTGATGACTCCATCACCCCGAATCATGTCCTGAGACTGACTGCCTACACTTCCG ATTACCTGTGCTCTCCGGAGGACAACATCTACACCATCGCCTTCTCTCGCTTCAAAATCAGAGATTTGGGCTCCGGGGCCCTTATACTGGACCTCAAAAGGCACTGTCCGACAG AAATTAAAGATGTGATGGAACAGGATGTCGGAAGGTTCATTCAGTATCACTTCAGCCCTGCGTTTCTCACACTGAGGGAGATCGGAGCCAC GCTGGAGTTCACTGTAGGGGGGAAGGCTGTGAACAGGTTCAGGCTGATAGAGAGGCATTACTTCAGAGATCAGCTCCTCAAGACCTTCGACTTTGAGATCGGCTTCTGTATCCCCTACAGCAGGAATACCTGCGAGCACATTTACACCCTACCTGAGCTGGACgctcacacag TGGAAGAGATGATCGCCAGTCCGTTTGAGACCAAGTCAGACAGCTTCTACTTTGCCAACAACAAGCTGATAATGCACCACAAGGCAGAGTATTCCTTCTGTGAGAGATAG